One region of Labrus mixtus chromosome 1, fLabMix1.1, whole genome shotgun sequence genomic DNA includes:
- the jph3a gene encoding junctophilin-3, which translates to MSTGGRFDFDDGGSYCGGWEQGKAHGRGVCTGPQGQGEYAGAWSHGFEVLGVYTWPSGNSYQGTWAQGKRHGIGVENKGRWEYRGEWTQGFKGRYGQLESTASGARYEGTWSNGLQDGYGTETYSDGGTFQGQWLAGMRHGYGVRQSVPYGMAAVILFPLRTSINSLRSEHSHGPPAVLEDGSAPTPTDGVVAGLAGSPVGRGGFALTAPSEAERQRKRKGRFRQSILSGLKLRRSESKSSLASQLSKQSSFCSEAGMSTVSSAASDIHSNASESEQGAPVDATVTEMYAGEWRSDQRAGWGVSRRSDGLHYEGEWAGNKRHGYGCTTFPDGTKEEGKYKQNVLVSGKRKNLIPLRASKIREKVDRAVEAAEKASDIAKQKAEIAMSRMSHARGKAEAAEGVAGKATEECRLARIAAKELSPSFHIYGNGLECQRPKHQDAKDKDHEVISTGTDSPELCTPDTTPPVISPDLSPVLSVPTSPPHTPQKHAHRPRNACFMRQSAVDDQGGAEIQVLVEGRGVDMPRGGANNWSDDVYPDRGGSSRSTTPSLLEEHESQINGHEQAPLSNHKPRDKPSSNHKSSYRSWEHSLSNQKPSKHASSNHKSREYSSSNHKTWDHSSSNHKACEHASSNYKPQVHILSNHKAPDHTTSNHKTSEHASSNHKSHDYISSNHSAKELVSSSYKPREHVYSNHHPKQHNAPNHKLSEHAGPGPRLDGLPGGWTAESTLRWSPTHSRLTEQDDERMNDYTVDMRLQSADSQTTRGRGHESPPPKNNRLRTRGLRPVREGSMDSVQMLDNLNVGAELEEWPLHRDLTLSPPLKSPPITLEQDGENLPLKSNSGSSSILVVMVILLNIGVAILFIHFFI; encoded by the exons ATGTCCACTGGAGGCAGGTTTGACTTTGATGACGGGGGGTCGTACTGCGGGGGGTGGGAGCAGGGCAAGGCCCATGGCCGAGGGGTCTGCACGGGGCCCCAGGGTCAGGGCGAGTATGCCGGAGCTTGGAGCCACGGGTTCGAGGTCCTGGGTGTGTACACATGGCCCAGCGGGAACAGCTACCAGGGCACCTGGGCGCAGGGCAAGAGGCACGGCATTGGGGTGGAGAACAAGGGCCGCTGGGAGTACAGGGGGGAGTGGACACAGGGCTTCAAAGGTCGTTATGGGCAGCTGGAGAGCACGGCCAGCGGGGCCCGATACGAGGGGACGTGGAGCAACGGGCTGCAGGACGGATACGGCACCGAAACCTACTCTGATGGAG gaACGTTTCAGGGCCAATGGCTGGCCGGGATGCGTCATGGTTACGGCGTTCGGCAAAGTGTCCCGTACGGCATGGCGGCCGTCATCCTTTTCCCTCTGCGGACATCCATAAACTCACTCCGCTCTGAGCACAGCCACGGCCCCCCCGCCGTGCTCGAGGACGGCTCCGCCCCCACGCCCACAGATGGGGTGGTGGCAGGGCTGGCCGGGAGCCCGGTGGGACGGGGCGGGTTTGCTCTGACGGCTCCCAGTGAGGCGGAACgccagaggaagaggaaaggtcGTTTCAGACAGTCCATCCTGAGCGGCCTGAAGCTGCGGCGCTCCGAGTCCAAAAGCTCGCTGGCCAGCCAGCTGAGTAAACAGAGCTCGTTCTGCAGCGAGGCTGGCATGAGCACCGTCAGCTCGGCGGCATCCGACATTCACTCCAATGCCAGTGAGAGCGAGCAGGGGGCCCCTGTGGACGCCACGGTCACAGAGATGTACGCAGGCGAGTGGCGGAGCGACCAAAGGGCGGGCTGGGGCGTGAGCCGGCGCTCGGATGGCCTGCATTACGAAGGGGAGTGGGCGGGAAACAAGCGGCACGGATACGGCTGCACCACGTTCCCTGACGGCACCAAAGAGGAAGGAAAATATAAACAGAATGTCCTGGTGAGCGGAAAACGTAAGAACTTGATCCCTCTGAGGGCCAGCAAGATCCGAGAGAAGGTGGACCGAGCCGTGGAGGCGGCGGAGAAGGCCTCAGACATCGCCAAGCAGAAAGCAGAGATCGCCATGTCACG GATGAGCCACGCCCGGGGGAAGGCGGAGGCGGCTGAAGGAGTCGCTGGGAAAGCGACTGAGGAGTGTCGACTCGCCCGGATTGCCGCCAAAgagctctctccctctttccatATCTACGGGAACG GTCTGGAGTGTCAGAGGCCCAAACACCAGGACGCCAAGGACAAAGACCATGAGGTGATCTCCACGGGAACAGACAGTCCGGAGCTGTGCACGCCGGACACCACACCCCCTGTCATATCACCTGACCTCAGCCCCGTGCTGAGCGTGCCCACCTcacccccccacacccctcAAAAACACGCCCACCGCCCCCGAAACGCCTGCTTTATGCGCCAGAGCGCCGTGGATGATCAAGGTGGGGCAGAGATCCAAGTGCtggtggaggggaggggtgtGGACATGCCTAGGGGCGGGGCCAACAACTGGAGCGATGACGTGTACCCGGACCGAGGGGGCAGCAGCCGCTCCACCACGCCCTCCTTGCTAGAGGAGCACGAGAGTCAGATCAACGGGCATGAGCAGGCGCCGCTGTCCAACCACAAACCTCGGGACAAACCCTCGTCCAATCACAAGTCCTCGTACAGATCATGGGAACACTCCCTGTCCAACCAAAAGCCCTCCAAGCACGCCTCGTCTAATCACAAGTCAAGGGAGTACTCGTCGTCCAATCACAAAACATGGGATCATTCCTCCTCCAATCACAAGGCCTGCGAGCACGCCTCGTCCAACTACAAGCCGCAGGTTCATATTTTATCGAATCACAAGGCCCCGGACCACACAACGTCCAATCACAAGACTTCTGAGCATGCTTCCTCCAATCACAAGTCCCATGATTATatctcgtccaatcacagcGCAAAGGAGCTCGTCTCCTCGAGTTACAAACCCCGAGAGCATGTCTACTCCAACCACCACCCGAAGCAGCACAACGCCCCCAACCACAAGCTGAGCGAGCACGCTGGACCCGGCCCCCGGCTGGACGGCCTCCCCGGGGGCTGGACCGCCGAGAGCACCTTGAGGTGGAGCCCCACCCACTCCCGCCTCACGGAGCAGGACGATGAGCGGATGAACGACTACACGGTCGACATGAGGCTTCAGAGTGCGGACTCGCAGACGACTCGGGGGAGGGGCCACGAGTCCCCGCCCCCTAAGAACAACCGGCTGCGGACCCGAGGCCTGCGGCCGGTCAGGGAGGGGTCCATGGACTCTGTACAGATGCTGGACAACCTGAATGTGGGGGCGGAGCTAGAGGAGTGGCCTCTGCACAGGGACCTGACCCTCTCACCCCCCCTCAAGTCTCCGCCCATCACTCTGGAGCAGGACGGGGAAAATCTCCCCCTCAAATCAAACTCA GGCTCCAGCTCTATTCTGGTGGTTATGGTCATTTTACTC